From the Lactobacillus johnsonii genome, the window CGAAGATGAAGTTCCTCGTCAAGCCATTTGTATGGGAATTAAATCCATTATGCAAAGTAAAAAGATTGTTTTACTTGCATTTGGCGAATCAAAACAAGATGCAGTTAAAGCCTTAGTTGAAGGCCCTGTTACTGAAGAGGTACCAGCATCTATCTTACAAGATCACCCAGATGTAACAGTTATTTGTGATGAAGTTGCTGCCGCAAAACTTGATCCAAAATATAGAAATTAATCCTCATTAATCAGACCGTTTACTTGAACGAATTAATCTTTTTAGATTAGTTCGTTTTTTATTTGGTAGAATTCTTTTACCTTTAATCTACATTTTTTCAGATCTACTCTTGACTTTTTCACTTAACTCTTTTTTCAAAAATAGCTTGCCTACCTACCAGATATTGAATTACACTATTAAAGCAAACTATATATTGTAGAAAGAACGTGATGACAGTTATTGTATTGAGCGGGCCCATTGGAGCCGGAAAATCCAGTTTAACCAGTCTTCTTGCCGAACATTTAGGCACTCAAGCCTTTTATGAGGGTGTAGATAACAATCCAATTTTGCCACTTTATTATAAAGATATGGCTCACTATACTTTTCTTTTAAACACTTATCTTTTAAACCATCGTTTGGCTCAAATTAACCAAGCTATTCGCGATCATAACAGCGTGTCTGATCGTTCCATTTATGAAGATGCCCTATTTTTCAAAATGAATGTTGATAGTGGTATTGCTGATCCTACAGAATTCAAGATTTATGATAGTTTACTTGAGAATATGATGGAGCAAGCACCTGGTAATCCAAGTAAGAAACCAGATCTTTTAATTTACATTCATGTTTCTCTTGATACTATGCTTCACCGAATTCAAAAACGTGGTCGTAAGTTTGAACAATTATCAACCGATCCAAGTTTAAAAGATTACTATGCTCGCCTTTTATCATATTACGAGCCTTGGTATGAAAAGTATAATGCATCCCCTAAGATGATGATTGATGGTGATAAATACGACTTTGTTGCCAATGAAGACGCAAGAAGGAAAGTTATTAACGCAATTGATCAAAAACTTATTGATATAGGGAATTTAAACTAGTTAACGAATAGAAGGAACGTGATGACAGTTATTGTATTAAGCGGGCCCATTGGAGCCGGAAAATCCAGTCTAACAGGTATCTTATCTAAATATTTGGGTACTAATCCCTTTTATGAAAGTGTAGATGACAATCCTGTTTTGCCATTATTCTATGAAAACCCTAAAAAGTATGCCTTTTTACTGCAAGTTTATTTCTTAAATACTCGTTTTCGGAGTATTAAGTCAGCCTT encodes:
- a CDS encoding deoxynucleoside kinase; translated protein: MMTVIVLSGPIGAGKSSLTSLLAEHLGTQAFYEGVDNNPILPLYYKDMAHYTFLLNTYLLNHRLAQINQAIRDHNSVSDRSIYEDALFFKMNVDSGIADPTEFKIYDSLLENMMEQAPGNPSKKPDLLIYIHVSLDTMLHRIQKRGRKFEQLSTDPSLKDYYARLLSYYEPWYEKYNASPKMMIDGDKYDFVANEDARRKVINAIDQKLIDIGNLN